A single region of the Apodemus sylvaticus chromosome 7, mApoSyl1.1, whole genome shotgun sequence genome encodes:
- the Mmp7 gene encoding matrilysin yields MAAVWFTLFCTVCLLPGHLALPLSQEAGDVSTHQWEQAQNYLRKFYLHDSKAKKANSLVDKLKEMQKFFGLPVTGKLSPRIMEIMQKPRCGVPDVAEYSLMPNSPKWHSRIVTYRIVSYTSDLPRFLVDQIVRKALRMWSVQIPLNFKRVSWGAADIIIGFARGDHGDNFPFDGPGNTLGHAFAPGPGLGGDAHFDKDEYWTDGEDAGVNFLFAATHEFGHSLGLGHSSVPGTVMYPTYQRGHSEDFSLTKDDIAGIQKLYGKRNKLW; encoded by the exons ATGGCAGCTGTGTGGTTCACCCTGTTCTGCACTGTGTGCCTGCTGCCAGGCCACCTGGCCCTGCCACTGTCCCAGGAAGCTGGAGATGTGAGCACACATCAGTGGGAACAGGCTCAG AATTATCTTAGAAAATTTTACCTTCATGACTCTAAAGCAAAGAAGGCCAATAGTCTAGTGGACAAACTCAAGGAAATGCAGAAGTTCTTTGGCCTACCAGTGACTGGAAAGCTATCTCCCCGCATCATGGAAATAATGCAGAAACCTAGGTGTGGAGTGCCAGATGTCGCTGAATACTCACTGATGCCAAACAGCCCAAAATGGCACTCCAGAATCGTCACCTACAG AATTGTATCCTACACTTCAGACTTACCTCGGTTCTTAGTGGATCAAATCGTGAGAAAAGCTCTCCGAATGTGGAGTGTGCAGATCCCGCTGAACTTCAAGAGGGTCAGTTGGGGGGCTGCGGACATCATAATTGGCTTCGCAAGGGGAG ATCATGGAGACAACTTCCCATTTGATGGGCCAGGGAACACTCTAGGCCATGCCTTCGCGCCCGGGCCAGGCCTAGGCGGAGATGCTCACTTTGACAAGGATGAGTACTGGACTGATGGTGAGGATGCAG GAGTGAACTTCCTGTTTGCTGCCACCCATGAATTTGGACACTCTCTTGGTCTGGGTCACTCTTCTGTTCCCGGTACTGTGATGTACCCTACCTATCAAAGAGGCCATTCAGAAGACTTTAGTCTTACAAAGGACGACATTGCAGGCATTCAGAAGTTATACG GAAAGAGGAACAAGCTGTGGTAG